One genomic window of Bartonella sp. HY038 includes the following:
- a CDS encoding undecaprenyl-diphosphatase, whose translation MLSTIDTFLAQSLAGSSETPTLIIWFGIFCAKGLLYFIPLHLLLLWFAGGKFERRAALTIVASIITGLFIGYLISLGFYRERPFVAGIVEALIHHSPNASFPSNHATICAAYFFSLYLLRYKMAAKFALGLLVLVCWGRIFVGVHYPFDILAGIIVGGLSAYGCTRFVLPRIPTILTAFPTQKMENR comes from the coding sequence ATGCTTTCAACGATTGATACATTTTTAGCTCAAAGCCTTGCTGGCAGCAGTGAAACTCCAACATTGATCATTTGGTTTGGAATTTTTTGCGCCAAAGGGCTGCTTTATTTTATACCGCTTCATTTATTACTTTTATGGTTTGCAGGGGGGAAGTTTGAAAGACGTGCCGCTTTGACAATTGTCGCAAGTATCATAACTGGCTTATTTATTGGTTATTTAATAAGCCTTGGATTTTATCGAGAACGCCCCTTCGTCGCTGGTATTGTTGAAGCACTTATTCATCATTCGCCGAATGCGTCATTTCCGTCTAACCACGCTACCATTTGTGCGGCTTATTTTTTCAGTCTTTATTTATTACGCTATAAAATGGCGGCAAAATTTGCGCTTGGCTTATTAGTTCTTGTCTGCTGGGGACGTATTTTTGTTGGTGTTCATTATCCTTTTGATATTTTGGCAGGCATTATCGTTGGTGGTCTTAGCGCTTATGGCTGCACCCGCTTTGTTTTGCCTAGAATTCCAACGATTTTAACTGCTTTTCCAACTCAAAAAATGGAAAATAGATAA
- a CDS encoding DNA helicase, giving the protein MNNIQRIPLHQLKRQAKQLVRLEKIAHVKALNRIARENGHKSWTLLLRAYQSNKFGDLFTKFKNGDLILVAARPRQGKTLLSLKIAREAIAFGHKGVFFTLEYNQMDVHKRLQKIGVAPNQWLEKLIIDTSEDICANYIINITKTMPSRSFAIIDYLQLLDQRHDKPPLIEQISLLKTFAMQQKIILIFISQIDRKFELSGRNFPNLIDIRLPNPIDLTLFDNICLLHEKNLKLVSPTA; this is encoded by the coding sequence ATGAACAACATTCAAAGAATACCACTTCATCAACTAAAACGCCAAGCCAAACAATTGGTGCGCTTAGAAAAAATCGCCCATGTGAAAGCATTGAACCGCATTGCTAGGGAAAATGGGCATAAAAGCTGGACCTTGCTGCTGCGTGCTTATCAAAGTAATAAATTCGGCGATTTATTTACCAAGTTTAAAAATGGTGATTTGATTTTAGTGGCAGCCCGACCAAGGCAAGGTAAAACACTTTTAAGTTTAAAAATAGCGCGTGAGGCAATCGCATTTGGTCATAAAGGTGTATTTTTCACTCTCGAATATAACCAAATGGACGTTCATAAACGTTTACAAAAAATTGGTGTTGCGCCAAATCAATGGCTAGAAAAGCTTATCATTGATACTTCAGAAGATATTTGCGCCAACTATATTATAAATATTACAAAAACAATGCCATCGAGATCTTTTGCGATTATTGATTATTTACAATTATTAGACCAAAGGCATGATAAGCCACCACTAATCGAACAAATATCCTTGTTAAAAACATTTGCCATGCAGCAAAAAATTATTCTTATTTTCATCAGCCAAATTGATCGAAAATTTGAATTAAGCGGACGCAATTTTCCTAATTTAATCGATATACGACTGCCTAATCCAATTGATCTTACCTTGTTTGACAACATATGCCTTTTGCATGAAAAAAACCTTAAGCTAGTTAGCCCAACCGCATAA
- a CDS encoding SEL1-like repeat protein, translating into MKNIFKFVKNFLFKNSKDEISVSDLQGKAKQGDAKAQVQLAAMYLSGTAIPQDKQEAARLFRLAAEQGNGEAQSNLAMLYLSGNGVMQDMQEAAHWCKLAAEQGIVAAQVNLGLMYANGDGVEQNESEAIRLYRLAVEQGDSIGQLNLGIMYQNGQGVEQDYVEAARLFRLSAKQNNRTAQYYFGFMYENGLGFEKDSSEAAKWYKLSAEQGDADAQCKLAIAYQTGEGLKQDKQKAIHWYRLAAKQGQNFAQAFLANMYQHGDGVEKNTAEALRLNRLAAEKNDAVALNSLAIMHLTGDGVPKNPKEALKLLKKSSELGNNLATYNLARMLYDGDGVAVDKPQALEYFKLAAEQGMAEAQFCLAAKYDTGEDVIADKQEAVRLYSLAAANGHDWAQLHLAMLYQLGEGVKQDKQEAVRLCQLAADQGNMEAQYNLGLIYEAGNDVVQDRIKAAHFFKLAADQGFDNAQYALARMYADGEGVKKNIDEAARLYGLAADQGHHWAQFNLGIYYEQGYSVQQDVTKAAELYQLAVEQGNSGAQINLGFLYMFGTGVEKDMKEALRLFHLAAEQDELFAQLNLGVLYQDGEDVKQDLQQAMHWFRLAAEKGNADGQFHLGQLYSNEQNLNYDKEKALKWLHLAAEQNHQNAQELLKELDNYVPPLTH; encoded by the coding sequence ATGAAAAACATTTTTAAATTTGTTAAAAATTTTCTTTTTAAAAACTCAAAAGATGAAATTTCAGTTTCAGATTTACAAGGAAAAGCCAAGCAAGGCGATGCCAAGGCACAAGTGCAATTGGCTGCCATGTATCTATCAGGCACGGCAATCCCCCAAGACAAACAAGAAGCGGCAAGGCTTTTTCGTCTCGCTGCCGAGCAAGGTAATGGAGAAGCACAATCCAATCTTGCAATGCTTTATCTGTCGGGTAATGGTGTTATGCAAGATATGCAGGAAGCTGCCCATTGGTGCAAACTTGCCGCAGAGCAAGGAATTGTAGCTGCCCAAGTAAACCTCGGTCTTATGTATGCAAATGGTGATGGTGTTGAGCAAAATGAAAGTGAAGCCATACGCCTTTATCGTTTGGCGGTTGAGCAAGGCGATAGTATCGGGCAACTTAACCTAGGCATAATGTATCAAAATGGCCAAGGGGTAGAACAAGATTATGTTGAGGCAGCGAGGCTATTTCGGTTAAGTGCAAAGCAAAATAATAGAACCGCACAATATTATTTTGGTTTTATGTATGAAAATGGTTTGGGCTTTGAAAAAGATAGCAGCGAAGCTGCCAAATGGTATAAATTATCAGCTGAACAAGGTGATGCCGATGCTCAATGCAAATTGGCTATAGCCTATCAGACCGGCGAAGGTTTAAAGCAAGACAAACAAAAAGCTATTCATTGGTACCGTTTGGCCGCTAAGCAAGGACAAAATTTTGCGCAAGCTTTTTTGGCTAATATGTATCAACATGGCGATGGTGTAGAAAAAAACACTGCTGAAGCCCTACGGCTTAACCGTCTTGCAGCCGAAAAAAATGATGCGGTAGCACTAAATAGCCTCGCTATCATGCATCTTACCGGTGATGGTGTTCCTAAAAACCCAAAAGAGGCATTAAAACTTTTAAAAAAATCAAGTGAACTTGGCAATAACCTTGCAACATATAATCTTGCCCGCATGTTATACGATGGTGATGGGGTAGCAGTAGATAAACCACAAGCTCTGGAGTATTTTAAACTTGCCGCTGAACAGGGCATGGCTGAAGCACAATTTTGCTTAGCGGCTAAATATGATACTGGCGAAGATGTTATTGCCGATAAGCAAGAAGCTGTACGCCTATATAGCCTTGCTGCCGCAAACGGTCATGACTGGGCGCAGCTACATTTAGCAATGCTATATCAATTGGGTGAAGGTGTTAAACAAGATAAGCAAGAAGCGGTGCGTCTTTGTCAATTGGCAGCAGATCAAGGCAATATGGAGGCACAATATAATTTAGGTCTTATTTATGAGGCTGGCAATGATGTTGTACAAGATAGAATAAAGGCGGCACATTTTTTTAAATTAGCTGCAGATCAAGGCTTTGATAACGCCCAATATGCCCTAGCCCGTATGTACGCTGATGGTGAAGGCGTTAAAAAAAATATCGATGAAGCGGCAAGATTATATGGATTGGCGGCAGATCAAGGCCATCATTGGGCGCAGTTTAACCTCGGCATTTACTATGAACAAGGCTATAGCGTTCAACAAGATGTAACCAAAGCGGCAGAGCTCTATCAACTCGCAGTAGAACAAGGCAATTCCGGCGCGCAAATTAACCTTGGCTTTTTATATATGTTTGGCACAGGCGTAGAAAAGGACATGAAAGAAGCTCTACGCCTTTTCCATCTTGCTGCTGAACAAGATGAGCTATTCGCACAGTTAAATTTGGGAGTACTTTATCAAGATGGCGAGGATGTAAAACAAGATTTACAGCAAGCAATGCACTGGTTTCGTCTTGCTGCCGAAAAAGGCAATGCCGATGGACAATTTCATTTAGGGCAACTCTATAGTAATGAGCAAAACTTAAATTATGATAAAGAAAAAGCATTAAAATGGTTGCATCTTGCGGCGGAGCAGAACCATCAAAATGCGCAAGAACTGTTAAAAGAACTTGATAATTATGTACCACCGCTAACACATTAA
- the holA gene encoding DNA polymerase III subunit delta: MAQRKAHEVDGFILKPSSTFPIVLVYGPDKGLVSERATLFAKNTGIDLQDPFSTLKIDASEIDSDPARLGDEARTVTLFGGQRLIWVRNASAQKGLADAVKWLIATPPQGAYVLIEAGDLKKGVTGLRGIVEAGSCSMALPCYSDNQSGIDALIDQVLDEFSMKISMDARKWLRESLGADRLASRGELEKLCFYAKGQDEISVDDVAHAVSDVSALSQDEIIDTVLSGNIDSFNQHFDRQVESGAALFLVLSAAQRQFQQLMQMRAHMDNDRASASQLVKSARPPIFFKRAQIVERALNSWTMPRIIRAMERLQNAVLESRKSAALSVPIIRQTLLALTVEAARSSQR, translated from the coding sequence ATGGCGCAACGAAAAGCCCATGAGGTGGATGGTTTTATTCTCAAACCCTCATCAACTTTTCCCATCGTTCTGGTCTATGGGCCAGATAAAGGTCTTGTGTCCGAACGCGCAACACTGTTTGCTAAAAATACTGGCATTGATTTACAAGATCCGTTTTCAACTTTAAAAATTGATGCAAGTGAAATTGATAGCGATCCTGCCCGCCTTGGTGATGAAGCTCGCACCGTGACGCTTTTTGGTGGTCAGCGTTTAATATGGGTACGCAATGCAAGCGCTCAAAAAGGACTTGCCGACGCGGTTAAGTGGTTAATAGCAACACCGCCACAAGGCGCTTACGTCTTAATCGAAGCTGGGGATTTGAAAAAAGGCGTGACTGGCTTACGCGGTATTGTCGAGGCTGGTTCCTGCTCCATGGCACTTCCTTGCTATAGCGATAATCAAAGTGGCATTGATGCGCTGATTGATCAAGTGCTTGATGAATTTTCCATGAAAATATCTATGGACGCGCGTAAATGGCTGCGTGAAAGTCTTGGTGCTGACCGCTTGGCATCACGCGGCGAATTGGAAAAACTCTGCTTTTATGCCAAGGGCCAAGATGAAATCAGCGTAGATGATGTTGCTCATGCGGTAAGCGATGTCAGCGCGCTTTCGCAAGATGAAATTATTGATACTGTGCTTTCTGGCAATATTGATAGTTTTAACCAGCATTTTGATCGGCAGGTTGAAAGCGGCGCAGCCTTATTTCTTGTATTAAGTGCAGCGCAAAGACAATTTCAACAATTAATGCAAATGCGAGCTCATATGGATAATGATAGGGCATCAGCGAGCCAATTGGTAAAATCCGCTCGTCCGCCAATATTCTTCAAACGAGCACAAATTGTAGAGCGCGCATTAAATAGCTGGACGATGCCGCGCATCATTCGCGCTATGGAGCGGCTGCAAAACGCCGTTCTTGAAAGTCGTAAATCGGCGGCACTTAGCGTGCCAATTATCCGTCAAACATTGCTGGCTTTAACGGTTGAGGCTGCCCGTTCATCACAACGTTGA
- a CDS encoding SEL1-like repeat protein: protein MDKDELFKILNDESLRAPLKQFILPHLIEQAKQGSLDAQICLAGNYERGDGIPQNITEAAYWYRKAALQGDAASQAYMGYLHLKGKGVTQDKQQAMEWLRLAVDQGNATAQVNLALLYMQDQNIPHYLEEAAQLYHLAAEQGNEVAQINLALMYQHGYGIEKNISEAVRLYQLAAEQGHLQAQRTLAHLFKDGEGVEQDYQKAAYFYRLAAEQGDDEAQYMLAGLYNHGLGVEHDNRECERFLKQAAEQGNISAQLALAEKYHDGLDFERNITEAIRYYQLAAAQGSPEAQYNLAVKYSNGEYFEQNKQEALRLYQLAAAKGLAYAQNNIAYMYEIGDGVDVDKEKAAYYYQLAVAQGNAYAQVNLASLYEDGDGVKQDYQEALRLYRLAADQESAYGRANLGSMYEKGLGINQDYQEALRLYRLAANQGLSDGQFNLGRMIYHGNGVEKNQTEGLKWINCAAESGDEDALKFLKEIARSIS, encoded by the coding sequence GTGGACAAAGATGAGCTTTTTAAAATATTAAACGATGAATCTTTAAGAGCTCCTCTTAAACAATTTATACTTCCACATTTAATTGAACAAGCAAAACAAGGTAGCCTAGACGCGCAAATATGCCTTGCTGGAAATTATGAGCGTGGCGATGGCATCCCTCAAAATATCACCGAAGCCGCTTACTGGTACCGCAAAGCAGCTTTACAAGGTGATGCTGCCTCACAAGCCTATATGGGTTATCTTCATCTCAAGGGAAAAGGTGTAACTCAAGATAAACAACAAGCTATGGAATGGTTACGCCTTGCTGTTGACCAAGGTAATGCTACCGCGCAAGTTAATTTAGCACTTTTATATATGCAAGATCAAAATATTCCCCATTACTTGGAAGAGGCAGCGCAACTTTATCACTTAGCCGCAGAGCAAGGCAATGAAGTTGCACAAATTAATTTAGCCCTCATGTATCAACATGGCTATGGCATTGAAAAAAATATTAGCGAAGCGGTTAGGTTATACCAATTGGCCGCAGAACAAGGTCATTTACAAGCCCAACGCACGCTTGCGCACCTTTTTAAGGATGGAGAAGGCGTTGAACAAGATTACCAAAAAGCTGCCTATTTTTATCGCTTAGCAGCAGAACAGGGCGATGATGAAGCCCAATACATGCTAGCAGGGCTTTATAATCACGGATTAGGCGTTGAACATGATAACCGTGAATGCGAACGTTTTTTGAAACAAGCCGCGGAACAAGGAAATATTTCGGCACAATTGGCATTAGCAGAAAAGTATCATGATGGCTTGGATTTTGAGAGAAACATAACTGAGGCTATTCGTTATTACCAATTAGCAGCAGCGCAAGGAAGTCCTGAGGCGCAGTATAATTTAGCGGTAAAATATAGTAACGGCGAATATTTTGAACAAAATAAGCAAGAAGCCTTGCGCCTTTACCAACTCGCTGCGGCGAAAGGTTTAGCATATGCACAAAATAATATCGCTTATATGTATGAAATAGGCGACGGCGTTGACGTAGATAAAGAAAAAGCCGCCTATTATTATCAATTAGCCGTTGCACAAGGTAACGCCTATGCTCAAGTTAACTTAGCCTCACTTTATGAAGATGGTGACGGAGTTAAACAAGATTACCAAGAAGCTCTCCGCCTTTATCGCCTTGCCGCCGATCAAGAAAGTGCCTACGGTCGAGCCAATCTTGGTTCAATGTATGAAAAGGGTTTGGGTATAAATCAAGATTATCAAGAAGCCCTCCGCCTTTATCGCCTTGCCGCAAACCAAGGGCTCAGTGATGGCCAATTTAATTTGGGGCGCATGATTTATCATGGCAACGGCGTTGAAAAAAATCAAACCGAGGGATTAAAATGGATTAATTGTGCAGCAGAAAGCGGCGATGAAGATGCACTTAAATTTTTAAAAGAAATTGCGCGATCTATTAGCTAA
- a CDS encoding SEL1-like repeat protein, with the protein MINIFNFLLKKFKCLFADTKPSDSIADLQEQAANGDQYAQTELGFMYYHGNGVIANKQEANRLYRLAAEQGNAQAQFNLALAYQHGQGILQDKQLALHWYRLAAQQNFVPAQVNLALMYETGDGIPLNYDEAVRLYQLAIEQKSAIAHINLGAMYQRGDGIKKDDHEAFRLFYYAAEQGFKNAQYCLGFMYENGTGVEKDIGKAIQWYTLSAEQGSDLAQFALANLYQAGDDIPQDMQKAIFWYRLAAKQRHSGAQANLGLIYEKGDGLQQNIAEAIRLYRLAAEQGDSNGQNQLGNAYRKGLGVEKNVTEALRLFSLSANSGNIFAQMNLAVIYDLGELLEKNSAKAVHWYRLAADQNFAPAQARLAVMLTNGEGCAVNKAEALRLVQLAAAQGHEAAQNNLALLYESGDGIEQNTKEALRLYHLAAEQGYSEALHNLAVIYENGDGVEQDIEKAMAYYHLAAKQGLTASQINLALRYCNGKNVKQDINEAIRLYRLAANQGNANAQMLLALLYKDGDGVKQNLQEAVRLLRLAADQQYARAQLLLGTLFYQGKGVSKDMDEALKYFHLAAKQGDVFGQLTLAALFEQGEFIQQDRQQALHWYKLAAEQGNDIAQYNLGTIYELGKGVAPDIAKALEFYQQAAAQGNEDASERLKK; encoded by the coding sequence ATGATAAATATTTTCAATTTTTTGCTTAAAAAATTTAAATGCCTTTTTGCCGATACAAAGCCAAGCGATTCTATTGCTGATTTGCAAGAACAAGCTGCAAATGGCGATCAATACGCACAGACAGAATTAGGCTTTATGTATTACCATGGCAATGGTGTTATTGCCAATAAGCAAGAAGCCAATCGGCTTTATCGCCTTGCCGCCGAACAAGGTAATGCGCAAGCACAGTTTAATCTTGCACTTGCCTATCAACATGGTCAAGGTATTTTGCAAGATAAACAATTGGCTTTGCATTGGTATAGGCTTGCAGCCCAGCAAAATTTTGTACCAGCACAAGTTAATCTTGCCTTAATGTATGAAACTGGCGACGGCATCCCACTAAATTATGATGAGGCTGTGCGGCTATACCAATTAGCGATAGAACAAAAAAGCGCTATTGCCCATATAAACTTAGGTGCCATGTATCAAAGAGGCGATGGCATTAAAAAAGATGACCATGAAGCCTTTAGGCTATTTTATTATGCTGCCGAACAGGGATTTAAAAATGCCCAATACTGCTTAGGCTTTATGTATGAAAATGGCACTGGCGTTGAAAAGGATATAGGAAAAGCTATCCAATGGTACACGCTTTCGGCTGAACAAGGTTCTGATCTAGCCCAATTTGCCCTAGCCAATCTTTATCAAGCTGGTGATGACATCCCGCAAGACATGCAAAAAGCAATTTTTTGGTATCGTCTTGCAGCAAAACAACGACACAGTGGCGCACAAGCCAATTTAGGCCTTATCTACGAAAAAGGCGATGGGCTTCAACAAAATATTGCTGAAGCGATTAGATTATATCGATTGGCGGCAGAACAGGGTGATAGTAACGGGCAAAATCAGTTAGGTAACGCCTATAGGAAAGGATTGGGCGTTGAGAAAAATGTAACTGAGGCTCTGCGCTTATTTAGTCTATCGGCAAATTCTGGTAATATATTTGCACAAATGAACCTTGCAGTTATTTATGATCTAGGTGAATTATTAGAAAAAAATTCTGCCAAAGCAGTCCATTGGTACCGCTTAGCTGCCGATCAAAACTTTGCACCAGCGCAAGCAAGGCTTGCGGTTATGCTAACCAATGGTGAAGGCTGTGCAGTAAACAAAGCAGAAGCCTTGCGCCTTGTTCAATTAGCCGCGGCACAAGGCCATGAAGCTGCACAAAATAATTTAGCCTTATTATATGAAAGCGGCGATGGTATAGAGCAAAATACCAAAGAAGCATTGCGCTTATATCATCTTGCTGCCGAACAAGGCTATAGCGAAGCGTTGCATAATCTTGCAGTCATTTATGAAAATGGTGACGGGGTAGAACAAGACATAGAAAAAGCCATGGCTTATTATCATTTGGCAGCAAAACAAGGTCTCACAGCATCACAAATTAATCTTGCGCTACGCTATTGCAACGGTAAAAATGTAAAGCAAGATATTAATGAGGCAATAAGACTTTACCGCCTTGCCGCCAATCAAGGTAATGCTAATGCACAAATGTTACTTGCATTATTATACAAAGATGGGGATGGCGTTAAACAAAACTTGCAAGAAGCCGTTCGCTTACTCCGTCTCGCCGCAGACCAACAATATGCAAGGGCCCAATTGTTGCTTGGCACACTTTTTTATCAAGGAAAAGGCGTTTCAAAAGATATGGATGAAGCTTTAAAGTATTTTCATCTTGCGGCAAAGCAAGGCGATGTGTTTGGTCAATTAACCTTAGCCGCTTTATTTGAACAAGGTGAGTTCATCCAACAAGACCGGCAGCAGGCACTGCATTGGTATAAGCTTGCTGCTGAACAAGGTAATGATATTGCGCAATATAATCTTGGCACCATTTATGAACTTGGCAAAGGTGTCGCCCCAGACATAGCAAAAGCCTTAGAATTTTACCAACAGGCCGCCGCGCAAGGTAATGAAGATGCATCAGAAAGGTTAAAAAAATAA